A portion of the Bactrocera neohumeralis isolate Rockhampton chromosome 2, APGP_CSIRO_Bneo_wtdbg2-racon-allhic-juicebox.fasta_v2, whole genome shotgun sequence genome contains these proteins:
- the LOC126750861 gene encoding cecropin-1: MNFNKIFVLLAVFVAVFAGQTEAGWLKKIGKKIERVGQHTRDATIQTIAVAQQAANVAATVKG; the protein is encoded by the exons atgaatttcaataaaattttcgttCTCCTGGCTGTCTTCGTTGCCGTCTTTGCTGGACAAACTGAGGCCGGATGGTTGAAAAAGATTGGCAAGAAAATT gAACGCGTCGGTCAACATACACGAGATGCCACCATCCAGACTATTGCTGTGGCTCAACAGGCCGCCAATGTTGCAGCAACTGTGAAAGGATAA
- the LOC126750862 gene encoding cecropin-1-like yields the protein MNFNKIFVLLAVFIAVFAAQTEAGWLKKIGKKIERVGQHTRDATIQTIAVAQQAANVAATVKG from the exons ATGaacttcaacaaaatttttgttcttctgGCTGTGTTCATTGCCGTCTTCGCCGCACAAACCGAGGCAGGATGGTTGAAAAAGATTGGCAAGAAAATT GAACGCGTGGGTCAACATACACGAGATGCCACCATACAGACCATCGCTGTGGCGCAACAGGCAGCCAATGTTGCAGCAACTGTAAAAGGATAA
- the LOC126750870 gene encoding cecropin-1-like encodes MNFNKIFVLMAVFIAVFAGQTEAGWLKKIGKKIERVGQHTRDASIQTIAVAQQAANVAATLKG; translated from the exons ATGaacttcaacaaaattttcgttCTGATGGCTGTCTTCATCGCGGTCTTTGCTGGTCAAACCGAGGCAGGATGGTTAAAAAAGATTGGCAAGAAAATT GAGCGCGTTGGTCAACATACACGAGACGCCTCAATCCAGACCATCGCTGTGGCCCAACAGGCAGCCAATGTGGCAGCAACATTGAAGGGATAA
- the LOC126750869 gene encoding cecropin-2-like: MNFNKIFVLLAVFIAVFAAQSEAGWLKKIGKKIERVGQHTRDATIQTIAVAQQAANVAATLKG; encoded by the exons ATGaacttcaacaaaatttttgttcttctgGCTGTGTTCATTGCTGTCTTCGCCGCACAAAGCGAGGCGGGATGGTTGAAAAAGATTGGCAAGAAAATt GAGCGCGTGGGTCAACATACACGAGATGCCACCATCCAGACGATTGCCGTAGCGCAACAGGCCGCCAATGTTGCGGCAACATTGAAGGGATAA